One window of the Chitinophaga niabensis genome contains the following:
- a CDS encoding Gldg family protein, whose product MIFKIAKTELRNLFYSPVAWFLVIAFLVQCALFYCIPLAKIATYQDLMIRNSPKFTDTGIAITKFIFLSGDGVFLNVLQNLYLFVPLLTMGLISREINNGSIKLLYSSPVRTREIVLGKYLAILIYNLLLVAIVAIFIVSGLINIRNPDQGMLLSSLLGFYLLISAFAAIGMFMSSLTTYQIVSAIATFLLIFVIERIGGLWQKYDFIRDLTYFLSMRGRTAKMLYGLITSKDVIYFLVIIYMFLGFTLLKLKGGREFKAWYLKAFRYLAVIASALLIGYVTSQPGLTGYWDTTWDNRNTLHEKTQAVIADMEKDETLEVTLYVNLLGKGLIQGLPEARNAYLNGLWEPFLRFKPDIRFKYEYYYDVPPDSLVCKTFPGKTVREISVEIAKAMGADISRFKTPEEMRAIIDLAPEAHRLVMQLKYKGKTTFLRTFDDSGFWPAETQVSAALKRLLQTKMPKILFATGNLERNIHKSGEREYNSHSTAKYERNSLINNGFDVDTISLETTDIPANISSLVIADPKTELSPTVLAKIQQYKDAGGNLLIFGEPGKQHILNPVLQDMGLQFSYGTLVQLSANEMPHMITPYFTPSSNEMIDADDFFSRRGRFLEDSLKLYTPGAAEVATTGNSPFTITTLLRTLPKNQIWNKAGHLVTDSLPPVFSAQEGDIKKDSFAISLALSRTIAGREQRIIVCGDADFMSNMRIIGYPSVATGLYSWLDYGRFPIYTPRPEARDTMLNISPAGANTLRIIYVWVLPVLVLLLSIILLIRRKRK is encoded by the coding sequence ATGATATTTAAAATCGCAAAAACAGAACTGCGCAATCTCTTTTATTCCCCGGTAGCCTGGTTCCTGGTTATTGCGTTCCTTGTACAATGTGCGTTGTTTTATTGCATTCCCCTGGCTAAGATAGCTACCTACCAGGATTTAATGATACGGAACAGTCCGAAATTCACAGACACAGGAATTGCGATAACAAAGTTTATCTTCCTGAGTGGAGACGGTGTTTTTCTGAACGTCCTCCAAAACCTTTACCTGTTTGTTCCATTACTTACCATGGGGCTCATCAGCCGGGAAATAAACAACGGGTCCATTAAACTATTGTACTCCTCTCCCGTTAGAACACGCGAAATAGTACTGGGAAAATACCTGGCCATCCTGATCTATAACCTTCTGCTGGTAGCTATTGTAGCTATTTTCATTGTGTCCGGCCTGATCAATATCAGGAATCCTGACCAGGGCATGCTCTTGTCTTCGTTACTCGGATTTTACCTGCTGATATCCGCTTTTGCAGCTATTGGTATGTTCATGTCCAGCCTCACTACCTATCAGATCGTATCTGCCATTGCCACCTTTCTGCTGATATTCGTTATTGAACGTATCGGCGGGCTTTGGCAGAAGTATGATTTTATACGGGACCTCACCTACTTCCTGTCTATGAGGGGGAGAACAGCAAAAATGCTGTATGGGCTGATCACCTCAAAGGATGTTATTTATTTCCTGGTGATCATTTATATGTTCCTCGGCTTTACCTTGTTAAAACTGAAAGGGGGAAGGGAATTCAAGGCATGGTACCTGAAAGCTTTCCGGTATCTGGCGGTGATCGCTTCTGCATTGCTCATTGGATATGTTACATCACAACCCGGCCTGACCGGCTACTGGGATACCACCTGGGATAACAGGAATACCCTGCACGAGAAAACGCAGGCCGTTATTGCAGACATGGAAAAGGACGAAACACTTGAGGTAACATTATATGTGAACCTCCTGGGGAAAGGTTTAATACAAGGGCTTCCTGAAGCAAGGAACGCTTACCTGAATGGTTTATGGGAACCATTTCTGCGTTTTAAGCCGGATATCAGGTTTAAATACGAATACTATTACGATGTGCCCCCGGATAGTTTAGTATGTAAGACCTTCCCCGGTAAAACCGTCAGGGAGATCTCTGTGGAGATCGCCAAAGCAATGGGCGCTGATATTTCCAGGTTCAAAACTCCTGAAGAGATGCGCGCGATCATTGACCTGGCCCCGGAAGCTCACCGCCTGGTAATGCAGTTGAAATATAAAGGCAAAACAACATTCCTGCGCACATTCGATGATAGCGGTTTCTGGCCGGCAGAAACGCAGGTATCTGCTGCCCTTAAACGGCTGCTGCAAACGAAGATGCCGAAAATACTGTTTGCTACCGGCAACCTGGAACGCAATATCCACAAATCAGGCGAAAGGGAATACAACTCCCACAGCACGGCAAAATATGAGCGTAATTCGCTTATCAACAACGGGTTTGATGTGGATACCATTTCGCTGGAAACAACGGATATTCCGGCAAACATCTCCTCACTGGTGATCGCAGATCCTAAAACCGAATTGAGCCCCACTGTGCTGGCAAAGATACAGCAATACAAAGATGCCGGAGGCAACCTGCTGATCTTTGGCGAGCCAGGGAAGCAACACATCCTCAACCCTGTTTTACAGGACATGGGGCTGCAGTTCAGCTACGGCACACTGGTACAACTTTCTGCAAACGAGATGCCGCACATGATCACACCTTACTTTACTCCCAGCAGTAACGAGATGATCGATGCAGATGATTTCTTTTCCAGGAGAGGGCGGTTTCTTGAAGACTCCCTGAAATTATATACACCGGGAGCAGCAGAAGTAGCCACAACCGGCAACAGTCCTTTCACAATTACAACACTATTGAGAACACTGCCCAAAAACCAGATCTGGAATAAAGCCGGTCATCTTGTAACGGATTCCCTTCCTCCTGTATTCTCTGCGCAGGAAGGCGATATAAAAAAGGATTCATTCGCTATTAGTCTTGCGCTCAGCAGAACTATTGCAGGCAGGGAGCAACGTATTATCGTGTGCGGAGATGCTGACTTTATGAGCAATATGAGGATCATAGGCTATCCCAGCGTTGCCACAGGGTTATACAGCTGGTTAGACTATGGCAGGTTTCCCATTTATACACCACGCCCGGAAGCGAGAGACACCATGCTGAATATTTCACCTGCCGGCGCAAATACATTACGGATCATTTATGTATGGGTATTGCCTGTACTGGTGTTACTGCTTTCCATTATCCTCCTGATACGCCGTAAAAGAAAATAA
- a CDS encoding MutS-related protein, producing the protein MSFRIDKQTLDELNLLGKFRHGSVYHLFNQVKTRGGEQLLENMFRYPLEDAADINERSSIFRSFQQLQLAFPFDVQQVSLMREYLDAGTGTNILMVAADTLIKKMLSSLTRDQRYKKNIQGLQATILTLQRCYAVAEMIPVHNNPFSGRLKAIKQILANNQLQKLRDTDIYKALSIKTIALYDHLLKTRLHKEMANILSFIYELDVNIAVSDVAAAKGFIYATALPAERNVLSAQKIAHPCIDGAVGNSLHMGENSNVVFLTGANMAGKSTLMKSIGIGMYLAHMGFPVAASHMEFSVRQGLYTSINVADNISLGYSHFYAEVIRVKQAAEAASTGQRLMLMFDELFKGTNVKDAYDGTLAVTEAFSEYRDCLFIVSTHIIEVGEALKGKPNIQFRYLPTVMDGARPRYTYQLQEGITEDRQGMMIIRNEKILELINS; encoded by the coding sequence ATGAGTTTCAGAATAGACAAGCAGACACTGGATGAGTTGAACCTGTTGGGAAAGTTCCGGCACGGATCAGTCTATCACCTGTTCAACCAGGTGAAAACAAGAGGCGGGGAACAATTGCTGGAAAACATGTTCCGTTACCCACTGGAAGATGCTGCCGACATCAATGAACGAAGCAGTATTTTCAGATCTTTCCAGCAATTACAACTGGCTTTCCCTTTTGATGTGCAACAGGTAAGCCTTATGCGGGAATACCTGGATGCAGGTACAGGAACAAACATACTGATGGTGGCAGCAGACACTTTGATAAAAAAAATGCTATCGTCTCTTACCCGGGATCAACGCTATAAGAAGAATATCCAGGGATTGCAGGCTACTATCCTCACCCTGCAAAGATGTTACGCTGTAGCAGAGATGATACCTGTTCACAACAACCCGTTTTCCGGCAGGCTGAAAGCTATCAAACAGATCCTCGCCAATAATCAGTTGCAGAAACTCCGCGATACTGATATCTATAAAGCACTATCCATAAAAACGATCGCACTTTATGATCACCTGCTAAAAACCAGGCTGCATAAGGAGATGGCCAACATCCTGTCTTTCATTTACGAACTGGATGTGAACATTGCCGTGAGTGATGTGGCAGCTGCTAAAGGTTTCATCTACGCTACTGCACTACCCGCTGAACGGAACGTGCTTTCCGCTCAGAAGATCGCTCATCCCTGTATTGACGGCGCCGTAGGTAATTCCCTGCATATGGGAGAGAACAGCAACGTAGTATTCCTTACCGGGGCCAACATGGCCGGCAAATCCACCCTTATGAAATCCATCGGTATAGGAATGTACCTGGCACATATGGGCTTCCCTGTTGCTGCATCACATATGGAGTTTTCCGTACGGCAGGGGCTGTACACCTCCATCAATGTGGCGGATAATATCAGCCTTGGTTACAGCCACTTCTATGCGGAAGTGATAAGGGTAAAGCAGGCTGCTGAAGCCGCCAGTACCGGCCAAAGGCTCATGCTGATGTTCGATGAGCTGTTCAAGGGCACCAATGTGAAAGATGCCTACGATGGCACACTGGCGGTAACAGAAGCATTTTCCGAATACAGGGACTGCCTTTTCATCGTTTCAACACATATCATAGAAGTAGGGGAAGCTTTAAAAGGAAAACCGAATATTCAGTTCAGATATCTGCCTACCGTTATGGATGGCGCCCGTCCAAGATATACTTACCAGCTACAGGAAGGCATTACCGAAGACCGCCAGGGTATGATGATCATCAGGAACGAAAAGATCCTTGAACTGATCAATTCTTAA
- a CDS encoding MutS-related protein has protein sequence MMILQTDDQTIEDLRIFGRQNNAGIFDLYNNTHTRGAEIRLRDMFRTPLSDMGEINRRSSIIEHFARMNAAFPFSATQFDMAEKYLVNSGEQSLLGEKEIHNGVTAVIALIQETKRFIAQPEVKNIIAYTDERQAMETLLADPAFRPVLNEQFKSKLSYGAVTAFDVLLRIRERNKIEQLLECIYQLDVYLSVAKVAIEKKFIFPKALAKGQGKLVLEGVYHPELKQPIGNNMAMHAGRNLIFLTGANMAGKSTFLRSMGTAVYIAHMGFPVAAKAMEFSVMDGLYTTINLPDNLGIGASHFYAEVLRVKTVASALNNGKSLFVIFDELFRGTNVKDAHEATVAITQAFAGKTDSMFIISSHIVEAGEELRQRPTIGFSYLPTRMKGHTPEYTYTLEEGITNDRHGMIIIRNEGILDTLKNGRKRAGLAGSN, from the coding sequence ATGATGATCTTGCAAACAGATGACCAGACGATAGAAGACCTTCGGATCTTCGGCCGGCAGAACAATGCCGGAATATTTGATCTGTATAACAATACCCATACCAGGGGGGCAGAGATCCGGCTGCGGGATATGTTCAGAACTCCGTTATCAGATATGGGGGAGATTAACAGAAGAAGCAGTATCATTGAACATTTTGCCAGGATGAACGCCGCCTTCCCTTTTTCCGCCACGCAATTTGATATGGCGGAGAAATATCTTGTTAACTCCGGAGAACAAAGCCTGCTGGGGGAAAAAGAGATCCATAACGGGGTCACGGCGGTAATAGCGCTTATACAGGAAACAAAACGGTTCATCGCACAACCTGAGGTAAAAAATATAATTGCCTATACAGATGAACGACAGGCAATGGAAACACTGCTGGCCGACCCTGCCTTCCGGCCGGTGCTGAACGAACAGTTCAAAAGCAAATTGTCCTACGGAGCTGTCACCGCTTTTGACGTATTGTTAAGAATAAGGGAAAGGAACAAAATAGAACAACTGCTGGAATGTATCTATCAGCTGGATGTATATCTTTCCGTAGCCAAAGTTGCCATCGAAAAGAAGTTCATCTTCCCGAAAGCGCTTGCTAAAGGCCAGGGTAAACTTGTACTGGAAGGGGTATATCATCCCGAACTGAAACAACCCATTGGCAATAACATGGCAATGCATGCAGGCAGGAACCTTATTTTCCTCACCGGGGCGAATATGGCAGGAAAGTCTACCTTCCTGCGTTCCATGGGTACGGCGGTATATATCGCGCACATGGGTTTTCCCGTAGCAGCAAAGGCCATGGAATTCTCCGTGATGGATGGCCTCTATACCACTATCAACCTGCCGGATAACCTGGGTATCGGAGCCAGCCATTTTTATGCGGAAGTATTACGGGTGAAAACAGTGGCTTCAGCACTGAACAACGGTAAATCCCTGTTCGTCATCTTCGATGAACTTTTCCGGGGCACCAATGTAAAAGATGCGCATGAAGCTACCGTGGCCATTACCCAGGCCTTTGCCGGTAAAACGGACAGTATGTTTATCATTTCCTCCCATATCGTGGAAGCCGGCGAGGAACTGAGACAACGTCCCACAATAGGGTTCAGCTATCTGCCTACACGCATGAAAGGCCATACGCCGGAATATACTTACACACTGGAAGAAGGCATCACCAACGACCGGCATGGTATGATCATTATCCGGAATGAGGGCATACTGGATACCTTGAAAAACGGCAGAAAACGTGCCGGCCTTGCAGGATCAAATTAA
- a CDS encoding S41 family peptidase, which produces MKKNLKFGITAILVPYCLTTSAQEKTLPGLKQADLIADYRLAVDILKKQHPNPYKFIDSISLERKADSLIKKAAAQPGILSSRQFSPIQLIRDVHTNMSFSAENSRDIYAMIDFFPFPVVIERERIFINIKGTEIPFGSEVLRINNMPVKDIISALSASTYSDGHITTGTDRASADFQLLFSLLAPSRKTFEIAYLAPGSNSPRKVTVPFAKPSQAFHANRQAVFPLNLLQRAYLVYRNYDDETQTGVLTVNTFGLHESMAYKEFSEFFREVNKRKYKQVIIDIRSNGGGNPGISALLYSFMAEASFKNVYNYRTKTINIAYPEYAVDDNGRRLSDEDIQNNKNFLYQRFDKDSSGFYVGNERLKDGLSENFPPDKDVFKGKVYVLTGGGTVSAATYFASLVQKNKRGMIIGKETGSGENATTAAWFLRYMLPGTKSILTVPMSELYFFNAATDNGRGILPDREVPLEKFTGYLQAGQDPEMTYVLELIRLGK; this is translated from the coding sequence ATGAAAAAGAATTTGAAATTTGGCATCACTGCCATATTGGTTCCTTATTGCCTCACAACGTCCGCACAGGAGAAAACACTGCCAGGCCTGAAGCAGGCTGATCTTATCGCCGATTACAGGCTCGCGGTTGACATCCTGAAAAAACAACATCCTAATCCATATAAATTCATTGACTCCATTTCCCTGGAACGGAAGGCAGACTCACTCATAAAAAAAGCAGCTGCGCAGCCAGGCATTCTCAGTAGCCGGCAGTTCTCCCCTATTCAACTGATAAGGGACGTACACACCAATATGAGCTTCTCCGCAGAGAATTCCAGGGATATTTACGCCATGATCGATTTCTTTCCTTTCCCTGTTGTAATAGAACGGGAAAGGATCTTCATCAATATTAAAGGCACAGAGATCCCCTTTGGGTCAGAAGTGCTCCGGATCAATAATATGCCTGTAAAAGATATTATCAGTGCATTATCTGCCTCTACTTACAGCGATGGCCATATCACAACCGGTACCGACAGAGCATCGGCCGATTTCCAGTTGCTCTTCAGTCTGCTGGCGCCCAGCCGTAAAACTTTTGAGATTGCTTATCTTGCACCTGGCAGTAATTCACCCAGGAAAGTAACAGTGCCTTTCGCCAAACCATCCCAGGCCTTCCATGCTAACAGGCAGGCAGTTTTCCCTCTCAATCTTTTGCAGCGGGCATACCTCGTATACAGGAACTATGATGATGAAACTCAAACCGGCGTGCTCACGGTAAATACATTCGGCTTACACGAATCAATGGCCTATAAGGAATTCAGCGAATTTTTCAGGGAAGTGAACAAGCGGAAATACAAGCAGGTTATTATTGATATCCGTAGTAATGGCGGTGGTAATCCCGGTATATCTGCCTTACTTTATTCGTTCATGGCAGAAGCTTCCTTTAAGAATGTATATAATTACCGGACCAAAACAATTAATATAGCTTACCCGGAATATGCTGTGGACGATAATGGCAGAAGGTTATCCGATGAGGATATTCAGAACAATAAAAACTTCCTTTACCAACGTTTTGATAAGGACAGTTCCGGATTTTATGTGGGTAACGAGAGATTAAAAGATGGATTGTCTGAGAATTTCCCGCCGGATAAAGATGTTTTTAAAGGAAAGGTATATGTACTGACCGGAGGAGGTACTGTTTCTGCCGCTACCTATTTCGCTTCCCTTGTACAAAAGAACAAACGGGGTATGATCATCGGAAAGGAAACCGGAAGTGGCGAAAACGCTACTACAGCCGCTTGGTTCCTGAGATACATGTTACCAGGAACCAAATCCATACTCACCGTACCTATGTCTGAACTTTATTTCTTTAATGCCGCAACAGATAATGGCCGTGGCATTTTGCCGGACCGGGAAGTACCTCTGGAAAAATTCACAGGCTATCTGCAGGCAGGCCAGGACCCGGAAATGACTTATGTGCTTGAACTGATCAGGCTCGGCAAATAA
- a CDS encoding ABC transporter ATP-binding protein translates to MSSILKIEGLSHRYSAAWAVRDVNMEIDQPGIVGLLGSNGAGKSTTMNIICGVLNQTEGHVYINGVDVRKKPQQAKQLIGFMPQNPPLYPDLTVDEYLSYSAELRKIEDHKIKAAVEEAKERCMITHVSSRLLRNLSGGYRQRVGIAQSIIHKPQLVVMDEPTNGLDPNQLIEARKLIREIAKNCTVLLSSHIMSEIHLLCREVIMIEGGRIIFSDSMDAFNNYVQPSSLLMVMENPPTASELMKVAGVTRVEFLTAKQVRVYFEGSQDITEKMIAVSVQHEWRLREISLDKTLLDDVFKQLSNQSLQ, encoded by the coding sequence ATGAGCAGTATACTTAAAATAGAAGGACTATCACACAGGTACAGCGCTGCATGGGCAGTACGGGATGTGAACATGGAAATAGACCAACCCGGCATTGTGGGACTGCTGGGTTCTAACGGCGCAGGTAAGTCTACCACCATGAACATCATCTGCGGTGTATTGAATCAAACAGAAGGCCATGTTTATATCAACGGTGTAGACGTAAGGAAAAAACCTCAGCAGGCCAAACAGCTGATAGGTTTCATGCCACAAAACCCGCCGCTGTATCCTGACCTCACAGTGGATGAATATCTCTCCTATTCTGCGGAGCTGCGTAAGATAGAAGATCATAAAATAAAGGCGGCAGTAGAAGAAGCAAAAGAACGCTGTATGATCACCCATGTTAGTTCCCGCCTGTTACGCAACCTCTCAGGTGGTTACCGGCAACGTGTGGGTATTGCACAGTCCATCATTCACAAGCCGCAATTGGTAGTAATGGATGAACCTACAAATGGCCTGGACCCTAACCAGCTCATAGAAGCCAGGAAACTGATCCGGGAGATCGCTAAAAACTGCACCGTTCTGTTATCCTCGCACATCATGTCAGAGATCCACCTGCTTTGCCGGGAAGTGATCATGATCGAAGGAGGCAGGATCATCTTTTCTGATTCAATGGATGCATTCAATAATTATGTACAACCCAGCAGCCTGCTGATGGTTATGGAAAATCCACCCACCGCATCGGAGCTCATGAAAGTAGCCGGGGTTACCCGCGTGGAGTTCCTCACTGCCAAACAAGTGCGCGTCTATTTTGAAGGAAGCCAGGATATCACCGAAAAAATGATCGCTGTAAGTGTACAACACGAATGGCGGCTCCGTGAGATCAGCCTGGACAAGACCCTGCTGGACGATGTATTCAAACAATTATCCAATCAATCCTTACAATAA
- a CDS encoding RagB/SusD family nutrient uptake outer membrane protein has protein sequence MHFQQINKPIIFTCVLLCITSISCKKLVEISAPTDTITTGEIFSTEPQAEAAMAGVYNHMIHGADPQFTESPGVTTFSAGLAGIAGGLSSGELYNYRGSEQQDFYALSTNKLSIYNNAPATNIWNSAYTIIYNANSVIEGIAASNSPLLRDSVRKELTGEAKLVRAFCYFYLTNFFGDVPLALTVDFNKTAGIPKTPQPTVYRQIIQDLKDAEAVLAKDYSVAKGKRVRPNKWAAAAMLAKTYLFTGDYQNAALKATEVISQADLYQLEQDLNAVFLTGSREAIWQLKQTEQSPVLKNSTPEGMTMLPAVAYTSTASFCLSDALINAFEQGDLRYVHWVDSTLNILNGVSAGKTYYPAKYKTGGNNAMAGAPAMEYHMVMRLAEMYLVRAEAKINGAPGGKEGAIDDLNAIRNRAGLGMLAGSLSDQAVKAAVAKERQIELFAEGGNRWFDLKRTGAAHAVLTTIPLKLPWEGDYQLLYPIPVREIQTNSSLIQNDRY, from the coding sequence ATGCACTTTCAACAAATCAATAAGCCGATCATTTTTACCTGTGTGCTTTTATGCATAACATCCATTTCATGCAAAAAGCTGGTGGAGATATCCGCACCAACAGATACCATCACCACAGGTGAGATCTTTAGTACAGAACCGCAGGCAGAAGCCGCCATGGCTGGTGTATATAACCACATGATCCATGGCGCCGATCCACAATTCACCGAATCCCCAGGCGTCACCACATTCAGTGCCGGGCTGGCCGGTATAGCCGGCGGCCTGTCTTCCGGGGAACTGTATAATTACCGGGGTAGCGAGCAACAGGACTTTTACGCGCTCAGCACTAATAAACTCAGCATTTATAACAATGCACCCGCTACCAACATCTGGAATTCTGCCTATACGATCATTTATAACGCCAACTCCGTGATCGAAGGTATCGCAGCATCTAATTCGCCATTGCTGCGTGATAGCGTTAGAAAAGAATTGACGGGAGAGGCAAAGCTGGTACGTGCATTTTGCTATTTCTACCTCACTAACTTTTTTGGAGATGTACCACTGGCGCTTACTGTCGATTTCAATAAAACAGCAGGCATACCTAAAACACCTCAGCCAACAGTATACCGCCAGATCATTCAGGACCTGAAAGATGCAGAGGCTGTACTGGCAAAGGATTACTCCGTTGCCAAAGGGAAAAGGGTACGCCCTAACAAATGGGCGGCGGCGGCTATGCTGGCTAAGACTTACCTGTTCACCGGAGACTATCAGAACGCTGCGCTGAAAGCCACGGAAGTGATCAGCCAGGCGGACCTTTATCAGCTTGAGCAGGACCTGAATGCCGTATTCCTTACCGGCAGCCGCGAAGCTATCTGGCAACTGAAACAGACAGAACAAAGCCCTGTATTAAAAAATTCCACTCCGGAAGGGATGACGATGCTTCCCGCAGTGGCCTATACAAGTACTGCCAGTTTCTGCCTTTCCGATGCACTCATCAATGCTTTTGAACAGGGAGACCTCCGGTATGTACATTGGGTGGATAGTACACTGAACATCCTGAATGGTGTATCAGCTGGCAAAACCTATTACCCTGCCAAATACAAGACCGGGGGCAACAATGCCATGGCTGGCGCGCCGGCAATGGAATACCATATGGTGATGCGGCTGGCAGAAATGTACCTGGTAAGAGCGGAAGCAAAGATCAATGGTGCTCCCGGCGGTAAAGAGGGAGCTATAGATGACCTGAACGCCATACGAAACAGAGCAGGGCTTGGCATGCTTGCCGGATCGCTGAGTGACCAGGCTGTTAAAGCTGCCGTGGCAAAGGAAAGGCAGATTGAGCTTTTTGCAGAAGGAGGTAACCGATGGTTTGACCTGAAGCGCACCGGCGCAGCACATGCCGTACTCACCACAATACCATTGAAGTTACCCTGGGAAGGAGACTATCAGTTGCTTTATCCTATTCCGGTCAGAGAGATTCAAACCAATAGTTCACTAATACAGAATGACCGTTACTGA